A single region of the Halopiger xanaduensis SH-6 genome encodes:
- a CDS encoding DUF424 domain-containing protein → MIVNERQTEEGLLVAVCDSDVLGETFETDAVSLTVNEEFYGGDEVEESAVIDSLARADIANIVGTRAVELAIEEGFIDEANVLEVGETRHAQLLRMY, encoded by the coding sequence ATGATCGTCAACGAACGACAGACCGAAGAGGGGCTGCTGGTCGCCGTCTGCGACAGCGACGTGCTCGGCGAGACGTTCGAAACCGACGCGGTCTCGTTGACCGTCAACGAGGAGTTCTACGGCGGCGACGAGGTCGAGGAAAGCGCCGTGATCGACAGCCTCGCGCGGGCCGACATCGCCAACATCGTCGGCACCCGCGCGGTCGAACTCGCGATCGAGGAAGGGTTCATCGACGAGGCGAACGTCCTCGAGGTCGGGGAGACCCGCCACGCGCAGTTGCTGCGGATGTACTGA
- a CDS encoding ABC transporter permease has protein sequence MTSHIGTVARKEFDDAGRSKLLWALIGLLVGIVVIGYAAIWYTADDVTAAEMLSFLGFPLQTIVPIAALIAGYMAVVGERRSGSIKLLLGLPPNRTDVVFGKLLGRMAVVAAAVVLAFLVALVLSAVLFGGVPIVDWLGFAAVTLLFGVAFAGLAVGVSAAVATRGKSMALVVGIYMLLVALWELVTAGPYYLVYGEGPPVEAETWYLLLEQFNPMSAYTTLASETVEGTVPPFTFQYGLESFEASQLTPAERYAGAGDAPFFLQDWFGVVVLLCWLVVPVAIGYYRFQKTDL, from the coding sequence ATGACCTCCCACATCGGCACCGTCGCGCGCAAGGAGTTCGACGACGCCGGCCGGTCGAAGCTGCTCTGGGCGCTGATCGGATTGCTCGTCGGCATCGTGGTCATCGGCTACGCGGCGATCTGGTACACGGCCGACGACGTGACCGCGGCCGAGATGCTGAGCTTCCTCGGCTTTCCGCTGCAGACGATCGTGCCGATCGCCGCGCTCATCGCCGGCTACATGGCGGTCGTCGGCGAGCGCCGGTCGGGCAGCATCAAACTCCTGCTCGGCCTGCCGCCGAACCGGACGGACGTCGTCTTCGGCAAGTTGCTCGGACGGATGGCCGTCGTGGCCGCGGCCGTCGTCCTCGCCTTTCTGGTCGCGCTCGTCCTGAGCGCCGTCCTCTTCGGCGGCGTGCCGATCGTCGACTGGCTCGGCTTCGCCGCGGTCACGCTGCTGTTCGGCGTCGCCTTCGCCGGACTGGCCGTCGGCGTCTCCGCCGCCGTCGCCACCCGCGGCAAGTCGATGGCGCTCGTCGTCGGGATCTACATGCTCCTCGTCGCGCTGTGGGAACTCGTCACCGCGGGCCCGTACTACCTCGTCTACGGCGAGGGCCCGCCCGTCGAAGCCGAGACGTGGTACCTCCTCCTCGAGCAGTTCAATCCGATGTCGGCCTACACGACGCTGGCGAGCGAGACGGTCGAGGGGACCGTCCCGCCCTTCACCTTCCAGTACGGCCTCGAGAGCTTCGAGGCGTCGCAGCTGACGCCGGCCGAGCGCTACGCCGGCGCGGGCGACGCGCCCTTCTTCCTGCAGGACTGGTTCGGCGTCGTCGTGCTGCTGTGCTGGCTGGTCGTGCCCGTCGCGATCGGCTACTATCGGTTTCAGAAGACGGATCTGTAG
- a CDS encoding tetratricopeptide repeat protein, producing MTDREADDDRHEFSEGEGFDDPYDEFDLDPPELDVDPSKVDPVDSRVVTDTLDKHNVASDEVDAQELLDVGLNYMQINRYEQATEAFERTAHFAEDDRVEQEAWVNKGVAHAELEEWDEAIGAHREALRIDDSSEHAATAETNLAYALWEFGETAQALEHAERAVEIDERFAEGWFNRAFFLSERGLSEEALHCIDNAIRLGMRNAQVLEEKAHILEELGEYDEAEEIADEANEMRERAEQRVMEEREEMFGEAPGGAGAGRESAFQQGEPEDADVTITDPGRASDRDDEDWQLE from the coding sequence ATGACTGACCGCGAGGCCGACGACGATCGGCACGAGTTCTCCGAAGGGGAGGGCTTCGACGACCCCTACGACGAGTTCGATCTCGACCCGCCGGAACTGGACGTCGACCCCTCGAAGGTCGACCCGGTCGACTCCCGCGTCGTCACCGACACGCTCGACAAGCACAACGTCGCGAGCGACGAGGTCGACGCCCAGGAGCTGCTCGACGTCGGCCTGAACTACATGCAGATCAACCGCTACGAGCAGGCCACCGAAGCCTTCGAGCGGACCGCTCACTTCGCCGAGGACGACCGCGTCGAGCAGGAGGCCTGGGTGAACAAGGGCGTCGCCCACGCCGAACTCGAGGAGTGGGACGAGGCCATCGGCGCCCACCGCGAAGCCCTGCGGATCGACGACTCGAGCGAGCACGCCGCGACCGCCGAAACCAACCTCGCGTACGCGCTCTGGGAGTTCGGCGAGACCGCCCAGGCCTTAGAGCACGCTGAGCGCGCGGTCGAGATCGACGAGCGGTTCGCCGAGGGCTGGTTCAACCGCGCGTTCTTCCTCTCGGAGCGCGGGCTGTCCGAAGAGGCGCTGCACTGCATCGACAACGCGATCCGGCTGGGAATGCGCAACGCGCAGGTGTTAGAGGAGAAGGCTCACATCCTCGAGGAGCTGGGCGAGTACGACGAGGCCGAGGAGATCGCCGACGAAGCAAACGAGATGCGCGAGCGCGCCGAACAGCGGGTCATGGAGGAACGCGAGGAGATGTTCGGCGAGGCGCCGGGCGGCGCCGGCGCGGGCCGCGAGTCCGCGTTCCAGCAGGGCGAACCCGAGGACGCGGACGTGACCATCACCGATCCCGGTCGCGCGTCCGACCGCGACGACGAGGACTGGCAGTTGGAGTAA
- a CDS encoding ABC transporter ATP-binding protein, with amino-acid sequence MPAIDTTALTKEYGDLTAVDGLDLTVREGEVFGFLGPNGAGKSTTINMLLDFTRPTAGSATVLGYDAQAEADRISPRIGIIPEGFDIYPRLDGRRHVEFAVETKDADDDPDDVLDRVGLEPAARDRAAGEYSTGMRQRLAMGMALVGDPDLLIMDEPSSGLDPHGIRELQDLVRAEAERGTTVFFSSHILEHVEAVCDRVGVLNDGELVAVDTIDGLRESIGGESTVGLALAGPAEELAPVAKSIDGVTDVAASGRTLECTIVDPAAKATVVTELVDAGATIRDVRIRDVSLESLFASLTGDADAADANAAPESDASPPTAGSEVAE; translated from the coding sequence ATGCCCGCGATCGACACGACAGCGCTCACCAAGGAGTACGGCGACCTCACCGCCGTCGACGGGTTGGATCTGACGGTTCGGGAGGGGGAGGTGTTCGGCTTCCTCGGCCCGAACGGGGCCGGGAAGTCGACCACGATCAACATGTTGCTCGATTTCACCCGTCCGACGGCGGGCTCGGCGACCGTGCTGGGCTACGATGCGCAGGCCGAGGCCGACCGGATCAGTCCACGGATCGGAATCATTCCCGAGGGGTTCGACATCTACCCGCGACTCGACGGCCGCCGCCACGTCGAGTTCGCCGTCGAGACCAAGGACGCCGACGACGACCCCGACGACGTACTGGACCGCGTCGGTCTCGAGCCCGCAGCCCGGGATCGGGCGGCCGGCGAGTACTCGACGGGGATGCGCCAGCGTCTCGCGATGGGAATGGCGCTGGTCGGCGACCCCGACCTCCTGATCATGGACGAACCCTCGAGCGGCCTCGATCCGCACGGCATCCGCGAACTGCAGGACCTCGTTCGCGCGGAGGCCGAGCGGGGGACGACCGTCTTCTTCTCGAGCCACATCTTAGAGCACGTCGAAGCCGTCTGCGACCGCGTGGGGGTGTTGAACGACGGCGAACTCGTCGCCGTCGACACGATCGACGGCCTGCGCGAGTCGATCGGCGGCGAGTCGACGGTGGGACTCGCGCTCGCCGGTCCCGCCGAGGAACTCGCTCCCGTCGCAAAATCGATCGACGGCGTGACCGACGTCGCGGCGTCCGGACGGACGCTCGAGTGTACGATCGTCGATCCGGCGGCGAAGGCGACCGTCGTGACCGAACTCGTCGACGCGGGCGCGACGATTCGGGACGTCCGGATTCGGGACGTCTCCCTCGAGTCGCTGTTCGCGAGTCTGACCGGCGACGCGGACGCCGCGGACGCGAACGCGGCGCCGGAATCCGACGCGAGTCCGCCGACCGCGGGTTCGGAGGTGGCCGAATGA
- the thpR gene encoding RNA 2',3'-cyclic phosphodiesterase has translation MRLFVSVDLPDELAESVADLQAEFADAGGLNVTDPEQAHITLKFLGDVEERRLPDLKQELAAAVEDAGVEPFEARFGGLGVFPSLEYISVVWFGTETGGEELARLHEAVEDRTTAMGFEPEDHDFTPHVTLARMEHAAGKELVQELVQERDPTIGEMRVDEVRLTESTLTDDGPVYSTVESFPLE, from the coding sequence ATGCGACTGTTCGTCAGCGTCGACCTTCCCGACGAACTCGCGGAGTCAGTTGCCGACCTGCAAGCGGAGTTCGCCGACGCCGGCGGGCTGAACGTCACCGACCCCGAGCAGGCCCACATCACGCTGAAATTCCTCGGCGACGTCGAGGAGCGTCGCCTCCCCGACCTCAAGCAGGAACTCGCGGCCGCCGTCGAGGACGCCGGCGTCGAGCCCTTCGAGGCGCGGTTCGGCGGCCTGGGCGTGTTCCCCAGCCTCGAGTACATCAGCGTCGTCTGGTTCGGCACCGAGACGGGCGGCGAGGAACTCGCGCGGCTCCACGAGGCCGTCGAGGACCGCACGACCGCGATGGGGTTCGAGCCGGAGGACCACGACTTCACGCCCCACGTCACGCTCGCGCGGATGGAACACGCCGCCGGGAAGGAACTGGTCCAGGAACTCGTGCAGGAACGCGACCCGACCATCGGCGAGATGCGCGTCGACGAGGTACGGCTAACCGAGAGCACGCTGACCGACGACGGGCCGGTCTACTCGACGGTCGAATCGTTCCCGCTCGAGTGA